The Candidatus Bathyarchaeota archaeon sequence TCGGGTCTATTTCGTAGCATGGTCTAACGGTTTTTGCGTCTGGCCTTTGAACAGCGAATAAGATCCCTGCTTTGAACCCTTCTTTTAGGCATTTCATTAAAGTTTGAACATGTTTTCTACCCCTCAGTGTTGGTGCATCTGGAAACATGGCAACTTCATTGATAACGTATGAAACGCTTTTAACTTCAAGATAGAAACGTTGTCCGTTTCTTCCAAGCAGAAAGTCAAGTCTAGACTTGTCTTTCAGTACGTTTTCTTTCAGAACTCGATACTTCCTAAGGGGAGGAAATAAGCCTTTATCTATTAGGGCTTTTGTTATTTTATTTGCAAATCTTGTGTCAACTATTATTGGTATGTTATGGTGTTCAACTGCAAACATTGTATATTTGCTCTTCTGGTTAAGTGAACGTTTTTCTTGCAGAAAGGCTTTGCATTTTGGAAAAAGAACTGTTAGCATTCTTCCAGAATTTGGAAGGTGAGCTAAAACCTTCTTTCCGTCCAGTTCTATTTCCGCCAAGAATCTATTTAATCTCTGAATAAATGTCCCTTGGAAAAGTTTGAAGCTTAATTTAACGTTAATTGAACTCATTTCTGTATCTCAGCCTCAAATAAAATATAATTTCAGCATAGAAAACTTTAATTATGGAAACATAGTTGAAAGAAAAGCCAAGCTATAGGAAGGAAGCTCCAATGATAATTGCCCAATTATCCGACCTACACTGTTCAACAAGTTCACAATTCTTAAAGGATAAACTGACAACTGCTATAAATGAGATAAACCAGCTAAACCCAGACTTGGTCATAATTGCAGGGGACTTAACGGAAAGCGGGTTTAAAACCGAGTTTGAAGAGGCGAAAAGATTCATAGACCAAATTAAATGCCCAAAAAAGATAATTACTATGGGAAACCACGACTCACTTTACACTGGTTATCTTCTATACGAACAGTTTTTCGGAAAGCCATCCGGCGTGTTGGATACGCCAGACTGCCGAATAATTTACGTTAACACTGCAAGGCCGGACAGAGATGAAGGCAGAGTTGGAAGAGACCAAATTCAATTCATTAAGGAAAACTTTGTTGAAGAAAAAATGAACATTCTTGTTATGCATCATCATTTAATTCCTGTTCCAGACACAGGCTTAGAAGTAGCCATAGTTGAAGACGCAGGCGACGTATTAAAAGTACTTTCAAAGTTTAAGCCTGATCTCGTCTTAAGCGGACATAGGCATCGTCCATGGATGTGGAAACTTAACGACATAGACTTTATATTTTCTGGGGCAGTATCCACAATAAGACTTAGAGGCTTTTTTGAGAACTCATATAACGTTATAAAAATAAAGCGAAGAAGAGTTTGGGCGAAACTGAAGATTGTAGGCGGCCCCTACATAGACTTTGATAAACTGACTTAAACTTTAATAGTGCCTGAGAAAGCTTCGGCTGCTGCTTTAAAGGTTTCTTCAGCCTCTTTTTCAGAGGCTACTCCTAAAGCAACTATGCTGAGTAGGCCAGACTTACAAGCGTATTCTAGGGCTTCCTTAGGCCTTAAATAGCCAGCTGCTAAAACTTTCTTCCCGATTATGGGCTTATGAAGCAAGGCTGCTTTCTCCGCGATTTTTTCCGGTTTTGCATCCATGAACATTCCAAGCTTGTTGTAGGGCATCATAACAAGGTCCATGTCAAGTTCAGTTTTAAGCAGCCAACTTATCGTTGAAAATGGCCTATGAGTAGTTACTCCGGCGAGAAAACCAGCGTAATGTATTCTGTTTAATAACTCGGAAATTTTTCGCTTATCTTTTTTGTCAGTGATTTCTCCGTGTAGAATTGCTGCAATAGTGTTAAAATTTTGAAAATTCTTCAAGTCCTCAACTGGGTTTTCTGGCCCAACAGTTGCGATAACATGCAGCCTTTCTTTCAAATTCTCTTCAGCAATTTTTATGGCTTTGAAAATTGGAGGGTAAGGAAGGGCTTGAATTCCCGTAACCCCCATATCTACTGCTTTAAGGATTATTTTCGCGATTTTTTCCGGTTTCTTGTAGAATTTTTGGTAATATAAGTAGGCTCTGCTTCCAAATTGTCCAGCACCGATGAACGGTGAAGTTCCTAAAAGCACGCGGGGAATTTTAGCTTTTCCAATTTGAATTTGAAGTTGCAACAGTAACTCTCGAATCGAAATTAGTTTCGGTTTGATAGTCAACTTAAACAACTCATCTGAAGCTTATGCTTTTGATTTCAGATTCAAGAACTTTGAAGTCTTCTTCTAAGGCGTCTCGTAGCTTCACATTATACAATGCTGCTGCCGGATGATACATTGGAATTAAAACTATTTCAGAGTCAAATAATTTTACGTGGTAAACTTTGCCGTGAACCCGACTGATTCCGCTGAACGGCATTCCTATTTTTGAAAAAATGTAAGAAGTTGCGTGTCTTCCCAAAGTTACGATTATTCTAGGTTTTATAATTTTTATTTGCCTATCCAAGTAGGGTGTGCAGGCTTTAACTTCTTCGGGTTGTGGGTCACGATTTTCCGGAGGTCTACACTTCAAAATGTTTCCTATGAAAACTTCGCTTCTTGAAAGTCCAATTCCGGCGAGAAGGCTGTCCAGAAGTTTTCCAGCGGCTCCTACGAAAGGTTTGCCTTTAACATCTTCCCAATAGCCTGGAGCCTCACCGATAAACATTATTTTCGCGTCTAAGCTTCCCTCACCTGGAACTGGATTGCGTCTAAACTTCCAAAGAGTACACTTTTTACATTCAAAAATTTCCTTTACAATTTCGTCCATAAGTTCCCTTTTAGACATTTAGCAACTACCTTACAATTTAGAATTGATTTAAACGGCAATAAGCTTTATCAAACATTCAAGCTTACCTTATGAAATGGTGAAAGACATGAGTTTTGAACGTGAATATAAAGGCGTGAAAATTCGAGTTGTACGTGGAGATATAACAAAAATGGAAGTTGAAGCCATAGTTAATCCGGCTAACAGCCTACTCGTTATGGGCGGCGGAGTAGCCGGAGCCATAAAGAGAGCTGGGGGAAAAGAAATAGAGGAAGAAGCTGTTAAACATGCTCCAATACCCGTTGGAGAAGCTGTGGCAACAACCGCCGGAAGGCTTAATGCAAAATACGTCATACATGCACCTACTATGGAAAGGCCGGCTATGAGAATAGGGCCGGAAAATGCGAGAAAAGCCATGAAAGGAGCATTAGAATGCGCAAGAAAGCTGAAGGTGAAAAGCATAGCCTTTCCCGGACTTGGAACGGGAGTAGGCGGGGTTACCGCAGAAGAAGCCGCTAACGTAATGGTTGAAGAATTAAAGAGGCATATTGACGAAGGAACATCTCTCAAGGAAGTTTTGCTTGTCGGATTCGGTGAAGAACTAGCTAAAGCCTTTGAAAGGGCTGTTGCCGAAATCATCCGTTAATCTTATAATACAATTAATGTCGACAACTGTCGGATAAGACGGAGAGAGCAAGCAAAATGTAGTCATATTCATTGTATAATTCTCTCTGTTTATCCTTTTTAATTTCGTCAGTATCCTACACTTAGTTGTCGGGTAATGTCGGCATATTTTATGCGTCTCCGACAAGCTTTTATAGGAGTTCCTTTTATCTGATTATTTCGGTGCGAAGCTTGACTGTTTCAGTAATGAAGCCTAAGTCAAGAGATGAACTTGTTGAATTGTTAAAGGCAGCTATGAAACGGGAGATGAGTCTCCGTAAGGCTAAGGGATTAGCTGTGAAGCCAACTATTTCTGGGACAGCTAAAATTTTGGGTATTCACCGTGACACACTTTATGAATGGATGAAAGAGTATAATGTTAACTTTGAGGAGATTGCACGGGAAATAATTTCTCCAGCTAAAATCTTGGAGGAACCGGAAAAGCATGTTTATTTAATTGGAGAGGCTCTTCTCGGCTCTGGAAATGAAGTTGCCCATGTAGATTTATTGATAGGTGATAAAGACGGCCCTGTCGGCGAGGCTTTTGCGCATAGTCTTTCAAGTATGTCGGCTGGCCATACGCCTTTACTTGCAGTTATTAGGCCTAACCTTCCACCTAAGCCTCATACAGTTATAGTTCCGAAGGTTACGATTAGAAATATGGATGATGCAAACAAGATTTTTGGACCTGCGCAGGCTGCTGTTGCAAAGGCTGTTGCCGACGCTGTTGAGGAGGGAATAATTCCTAAGGACAAAGTTGACGATTGGGTTGTAATTTGCAGCGTTTTCATTCATCCAGACGCAAAGGATTACAGGCGCATCTACCACTTTAACTATGGGGCAACCAAGCTGGCTTTGAAAAGAGCCCTAGCTAAGTATCCTCCGCTGGAAAAGATTATGTATGATAAGGACAGAGCAAAACATCCAATAATGGGATTTCAAGTGCCGCGGCTTTGGCGACCGCCATACTTGCAGATAGCCCTTGACATTCCAAGCCTAGAAAGGACAAAGAAGATTATTCAGCAAATACCGAAAAGCGACCGCATAATACTGGAAGTTGGAACTCCTCTTCTGAAGCGGTACGGGACAAAGGTTATTCGGGAACTTAGAGAAGTTGCCAAAGACATGTTTATCATCGCCGACTTGAAAACTTTGGATGTTGGAAAAGTTGAAGTAGACATAGCCTATGAGGAAACCGCCGACGCCGTTGTTGCCGCAGGCCTCGCAGACATCCCGACCCTTAACAACTTCATATACGAAGCCAAAAGACTTGGAATCTACGCCTTCATAGACCTCATGTACGTTGACAACCCAGTTGAGAAACTTAAGCAGCTAAAGGACTTTCCAGACGTAATAATAATTCACCGTGCAATAGATGTTGAAACAGGCAGAACCTTAGGTTTAGACCTAATTCCGAAACTTAGGAAAGAATTTAAGGATAAAAAATTCTTGGTTGCTGTTGCAGGCGGAATAATACCTGAAACTGCAAGAGAAGCCTTAGAAAAAGGTGCCGACATAATCATTGTTGGAAGATACATAACCCAGTCGAAAGACATTGAAAGAGCAGTTAGAGAATTCCTAAAAATAACACGAGAAATGCGAGAAGACATAGATCTCTACAGAGTCCATGTGGAGTAAATATCATTTATAAAATGGTCAACCTCAGTAACGAGGAAAGAACTGCATTGAAAAGATTCCAAAGATTTTATTTCTGAGCTCAACGCATAACACAGTGAGCAGGGAGAAGCTATGATAATAGTTCCCGGGCCTTCTTCGGCTAGTCTTGGAAGAAAAATGGCTGAAATATTGGAAGCTAAACTTGTTCCAGTTGCTTTCAAAAAATTTCCAGATGGTGAATCTTATCTTAGATTCGAAGGGGAAGTTGCGGGGGAAGAAGTTGTTGTTGTTCAGAGTACGGGTCCACCGCAGGATACGAGTCTCGTTCAGCTTTTAATTTTGATAGATGCCGCCAAAGATTTGGGAGCAAAGCGTGTGACTGCTGTTGTTCCCTACTTGGCCTATGCAAGGCAAGATAAACGTTTCTTGCCGGGAGAAGCCATAAGTATACAAACTGTTGGAAAACTTTTGAAGGCTGCTGGCGTAGATGAACTGCTAACGGTAAACGTCCACGAAGAAAAAGTCTTAAAAAATTTTGGTTTTCCAGCTGAAAGCGTTTCTGCAATGAGTTTGCTGGCTGAATACTTTAAGTCAAAGGGTTTTCAAGGCGCTTTTTCTCTTGCCCCAGACCGTGGCGCAGTTCAACTTGCCGTAGAAGCCGCCGGAGTCTTAGGTGGAGAGTATGGATGGCTTGAAAAGAAGCGGGATCTCTAC is a genomic window containing:
- the sfsA gene encoding DNA/RNA nuclease SfsA, producing the protein MAEIELDGKKVLAHLPNSGRMLTVLFPKCKAFLQEKRSLNQKSKYTMFAVEHHNIPIIVDTRFANKITKALIDKGLFPPLRKYRVLKENVLKDKSRLDFLLGRNGQRFYLEVKSVSYVINEVAMFPDAPTLRGRKHVQTLMKCLKEGFKAGILFAVQRPDAKTVRPCYEIDPKFSKLLEAAHKEGLNIFTQTLIFQPPSSVKIEVLNPKFSF
- a CDS encoding metallophosphoesterase, with the protein product MKEKPSYRKEAPMIIAQLSDLHCSTSSQFLKDKLTTAINEINQLNPDLVIIAGDLTESGFKTEFEEAKRFIDQIKCPKKIITMGNHDSLYTGYLLYEQFFGKPSGVLDTPDCRIIYVNTARPDRDEGRVGRDQIQFIKENFVEEKMNILVMHHHLIPVPDTGLEVAIVEDAGDVLKVLSKFKPDLVLSGHRHRPWMWKLNDIDFIFSGAVSTIRLRGFFENSYNVIKIKRRRVWAKLKIVGGPYIDFDKLT
- a CDS encoding uracil-DNA glycosylase, which gives rise to MSKRELMDEIVKEIFECKKCTLWKFRRNPVPGEGSLDAKIMFIGEAPGYWEDVKGKPFVGAAGKLLDSLLAGIGLSRSEVFIGNILKCRPPENRDPQPEEVKACTPYLDRQIKIIKPRIIVTLGRHATSYIFSKIGMPFSGISRVHGKVYHVKLFDSEIVLIPMYHPAAALYNVKLRDALEEDFKVLESEIKSISFR
- a CDS encoding macro domain-containing protein; its protein translation is MVKDMSFEREYKGVKIRVVRGDITKMEVEAIVNPANSLLVMGGGVAGAIKRAGGKEIEEEAVKHAPIPVGEAVATTAGRLNAKYVIHAPTMERPAMRIGPENARKAMKGALECARKLKVKSIAFPGLGTGVGGVTAEEAANVMVEELKRHIDEGTSLKEVLLVGFGEELAKAFERAVAEIIR
- a CDS encoding bifunctional 5,6,7,8-tetrahydromethanopterin hydro-lyase/3-hexulose-6-phosphate synthase; the encoded protein is MKEYNVNFEEIAREIISPAKILEEPEKHVYLIGEALLGSGNEVAHVDLLIGDKDGPVGEAFAHSLSSMSAGHTPLLAVIRPNLPPKPHTVIVPKVTIRNMDDANKIFGPAQAAVAKAVADAVEEGIIPKDKVDDWVVICSVFIHPDAKDYRRIYHFNYGATKLALKRALAKYPPLEKIMYDKDRAKHPIMGFQVPRLWRPPYLQIALDIPSLERTKKIIQQIPKSDRIILEVGTPLLKRYGTKVIRELREVAKDMFIIADLKTLDVGKVEVDIAYEETADAVVAAGLADIPTLNNFIYEAKRLGIYAFIDLMYVDNPVEKLKQLKDFPDVIIIHRAIDVETGRTLGLDLIPKLRKEFKDKKFLVAVAGGIIPETAREALEKGADIIIVGRYITQSKDIERAVREFLKITREMREDIDLYRVHVE
- a CDS encoding ribose-phosphate diphosphokinase, which codes for MIVPGPSSASLGRKMAEILEAKLVPVAFKKFPDGESYLRFEGEVAGEEVVVVQSTGPPQDTSLVQLLILIDAAKDLGAKRVTAVVPYLAYARQDKRFLPGEAISIQTVGKLLKAAGVDELLTVNVHEEKVLKNFGFPAESVSAMSLLAEYFKSKGFQGAFSLAPDRGAVQLAVEAAGVLGGEYGWLEKKRDLYTGEAKTEEKILNVSGKDVIIFDDIISTGGTVANAVKILKKQGARRVFAACAHPLMIGNAKEKILQSGAEGIVGTDSVPSDVTVVSLAPLLAKVLAEKFKG